From the genome of Streptomyces sp. V1I1, one region includes:
- a CDS encoding CBS domain-containing protein, translated as MAEKLRARDIMSGSVQCVGAHQSLFEAAKMMRDLDVGCLPICGDNNKLTGLITDRDIVVKCCAEGVDPATVQAGSLNAKVHWIDAEADATEVLTTMEEHQIKRLPVIDVQGGHRLVGMITEANLAKNLSDEQIAEFASRVYSTARMSGQSGG; from the coding sequence ATGGCTGAGAAGCTGCGAGCCCGAGACATCATGTCCGGCAGCGTGCAGTGCGTCGGTGCGCACCAGTCGCTGTTCGAGGCGGCGAAGATGATGCGCGATCTGGACGTCGGTTGCCTGCCCATCTGCGGCGACAACAACAAGCTCACAGGCTTGATCACCGACCGTGACATTGTCGTCAAGTGCTGCGCCGAAGGCGTCGACCCGGCGACCGTGCAGGCCGGCTCCCTCAATGCCAAGGTGCACTGGATCGATGCCGAAGCGGACGCCACCGAGGTCCTGACGACCATGGAGGAACACCAGATCAAGCGGCTGCCGGTGATCGACGTCCAAGGTGGCCACCGTCTGGTCGGCATGATCACGGAGGCCAATCTCGCGAAGAACCTGAGCGACGAACAAATCGCGGAGTTTGCGAGCCGCGTGTACTCGACTGCTCGGATGTCTGGTCAGTCCGGAGGCTGA
- a CDS encoding TIGR03086 family metal-binding protein, whose translation MNAIADRYRRHADAFERKVAAAGPDQWSNQSPCEDWTARDVVGHILDMHAVMLRPLDRSLSPAPLLKDDPLGAFKSARADIQAVLDDPESAGTECDTPNGRMTVEQQIDQVISDDMVLHGWDLARATGQDDTMDPADVERMWSSTSALPKEVLEMLRTPEAFGPGVKVFGPEVSVPEGAPLQDRLLGLIGRDPR comes from the coding sequence ATGAACGCGATCGCCGACCGTTACCGCCGACACGCCGATGCCTTCGAGCGCAAGGTCGCCGCCGCGGGGCCCGATCAGTGGTCCAACCAGTCACCGTGTGAGGACTGGACGGCCCGGGACGTCGTGGGCCACATCCTCGACATGCACGCAGTGATGCTGCGCCCCCTCGACCGCTCTCTCAGCCCTGCACCATTGCTGAAGGACGACCCGCTGGGAGCCTTCAAGTCCGCCCGCGCCGACATCCAAGCCGTGCTCGACGACCCCGAGAGCGCCGGGACGGAATGCGACACCCCCAACGGCCGTATGACGGTCGAGCAGCAGATCGACCAGGTCATCAGCGACGACATGGTGCTTCACGGGTGGGACCTCGCCCGAGCCACCGGGCAGGACGACACGATGGACCCCGCAGACGTCGAGCGAATGTGGTCGTCCACCTCAGCGCTTCCGAAGGAAGTGCTGGAGATGCTGCGCACGCCGGAAGCGTTCGGTCCGGGCGTGAAGGTCTTCGGCCCGGAGGTGTCGGTCCCCGAGGGCGCCCCGCTGCAGGACCGGCTGCTCGGTCTGATCGGGCGCGACCCTCGCTGA
- a CDS encoding NAD(P)-dependent alcohol dehydrogenase: MKAIVQEKYRSPDGLELKEIDKPVVGDDDVLVRVHAAGVDQGVWHLVTGLPYLLRIVGFGLRRPKTRVPGLDVAGRVEAVGRNVIRFQPGDEVFGTCAGSYAEYACAHQDKFAPKPANVTFEQAAAVPTSAFAALQGLRGGAQIQAGQKVLVIGAGGGVGTFAVQLAKEFGANVTGVCSTKKTDLVRSIGADDVIDYTREDFADSRRQYDLILDTAGGRSLSHLRRALSPRGTLVIVGSEAGGRWVHGIDRALRAALLSPFVSQNLRMLVSTERAEDIQLLGKLIEAGKLTPVVDRTYSLSEVPKAIEYLRAGHACGKVVITV; this comes from the coding sequence ATGAAGGCAATAGTCCAAGAGAAGTACCGGTCACCCGATGGCCTGGAACTCAAGGAGATCGACAAGCCGGTTGTCGGCGATGACGACGTGCTCGTACGCGTTCACGCCGCCGGCGTCGACCAGGGCGTCTGGCACCTCGTCACGGGCCTGCCGTACCTGCTTCGCATCGTGGGATTCGGGCTGCGCAGACCCAAAACCCGTGTTCCCGGTCTGGATGTCGCAGGGCGTGTAGAGGCAGTCGGCCGGAACGTGATCCGGTTCCAGCCCGGCGACGAGGTGTTCGGCACCTGTGCGGGCTCCTACGCCGAGTACGCCTGCGCGCACCAGGACAAGTTCGCGCCCAAGCCGGCGAACGTCACCTTCGAGCAGGCGGCGGCAGTCCCCACCTCCGCTTTCGCCGCCCTCCAGGGTCTTCGCGGCGGCGCACAGATCCAGGCGGGACAGAAGGTGCTGGTCATCGGTGCGGGCGGAGGCGTCGGGACGTTCGCGGTGCAGTTGGCCAAGGAGTTCGGAGCGAATGTCACCGGTGTGTGCAGCACGAAGAAGACGGACCTGGTCCGCTCGATCGGTGCTGACGACGTCATCGACTACACACGCGAGGACTTCGCGGACAGTCGGCGCCAGTACGACCTGATCCTCGACACCGCGGGTGGTCGTTCGCTGTCCCACCTACGGCGTGCTCTCAGCCCTCGGGGAACTCTCGTCATCGTCGGATCCGAAGCGGGAGGACGGTGGGTGCATGGCATCGACCGCGCGCTCCGGGCGGCGCTGCTGTCACCGTTCGTAAGTCAGAATCTGCGGATGCTGGTGTCCACGGAGCGTGCGGAGGACATCCAGTTGCTGGGGAAACTGATCGAGGCCGGCAAACTGACTCCGGTCGTCGACAGGACGTACTCGCTGAGTGAGGTTCCCAAGGCCATTGAGTACCTGAGGGCCGGCCACGCATGCGGCAAGGTCGTCATCACGGTGTGA
- a CDS encoding helix-turn-helix transcriptional regulator, with translation MVKPTRVTNAIRALRFTHGEMTQADLAERIGVSRQTVIAIEQGRYSPSLELAFQIARVFSVPLDTVFQYPDSEGKTP, from the coding sequence ATGGTGAAGCCCACCAGGGTCACGAACGCGATCCGAGCCCTCCGGTTCACGCACGGAGAGATGACTCAAGCGGATCTGGCCGAACGCATCGGTGTGTCACGCCAGACCGTCATTGCCATCGAACAGGGCAGGTATTCACCTTCACTCGAATTGGCATTTCAGATCGCCAGGGTGTTCAGCGTTCCGCTCGACACTGTGTTCCAGTACCCGGACAGCGAAGGAAAGACACCATGA
- a CDS encoding M64 family metallopeptidase yields the protein MRSARRRVMAAVGVAAALAAVLAAAPGGAAADPVTPGRAGVEVEIPGPEHGTAAGSGHTRVPQEGRDQPSSRLSAAEEAADGEVTKLIDNGSTADRLDIVVVGDGYTAAELAQFHTDAKEKWAELAAVEPYTTYQSLFNVWAVDAVSNESGVSGDPGPAIVRDTALGSYFWCDDIERLLCIDQDKVDGYVAKAPEADLVLVLANSAKYGGAGYNEPSATLGYEGISTASAGNEKSGQVAIHETGHSLGKLADEYYYPGYPDYEKYTGPEPADSNVSTLAAEDMSEQRAKWHRWLGEESPDGGTVGTYEGGGYYVTGLYRPTDNSLMRVLGKPFNLPGVEAVIAGFYRHARVVTAVTPTGRTLRLGETAKAAVPRLTGADGRQLRIRWYLDGRELKPFAGRTQVRVSDVALWLLDLRTHNLSVTAEDRTPSVRDRRIAATLKSTVSWQLRL from the coding sequence ATGCGTTCAGCACGGCGCAGAGTTATGGCGGCGGTCGGCGTGGCCGCTGCCCTCGCGGCCGTACTGGCCGCCGCACCCGGCGGCGCGGCCGCGGATCCGGTGACGCCCGGCAGGGCCGGGGTCGAGGTCGAGATACCCGGCCCGGAACACGGCACAGCCGCCGGATCCGGCCACACGCGCGTACCGCAGGAGGGCCGGGACCAGCCGTCCTCCCGGCTCTCGGCGGCCGAGGAGGCCGCCGACGGTGAGGTCACCAAGCTGATAGACAACGGCTCCACCGCCGACCGGCTGGACATCGTCGTCGTAGGGGACGGCTATACCGCCGCCGAGCTGGCGCAGTTCCACACCGACGCCAAGGAGAAATGGGCCGAGTTGGCGGCCGTCGAGCCGTACACGACGTACCAGAGCCTCTTCAACGTCTGGGCCGTGGACGCCGTGTCGAACGAGTCCGGCGTCTCGGGCGACCCCGGGCCGGCCATCGTCCGGGACACCGCCCTGGGTTCGTACTTCTGGTGCGACGACATCGAGCGGCTGCTGTGCATCGACCAGGACAAGGTCGACGGGTACGTGGCGAAGGCGCCGGAGGCCGACTTGGTGCTCGTCCTCGCCAACAGTGCCAAGTACGGCGGCGCGGGCTACAACGAACCGAGCGCGACCCTCGGCTACGAGGGCATCTCGACCGCCTCGGCGGGCAACGAGAAGTCCGGCCAGGTCGCAATCCACGAGACCGGTCACTCGCTGGGCAAGCTCGCCGACGAGTATTACTACCCCGGCTACCCGGACTACGAGAAGTACACGGGCCCCGAGCCCGCCGATTCCAATGTCTCCACACTGGCAGCCGAGGACATGTCCGAGCAGCGCGCCAAGTGGCACCGCTGGCTCGGCGAGGAGTCGCCCGACGGCGGCACGGTCGGCACGTACGAGGGCGGGGGCTACTACGTCACGGGGCTGTACCGGCCCACCGACAACTCCCTGATGCGTGTCCTCGGCAAGCCCTTCAACCTGCCCGGTGTCGAGGCGGTGATCGCCGGCTTCTACCGGCATGCGAGGGTCGTCACCGCGGTCACCCCCACCGGTCGAACCCTCCGGCTGGGAGAGACCGCGAAGGCCGCCGTACCCCGGCTGACGGGCGCGGACGGGCGCCAGCTGAGGATCCGCTGGTATCTGGACGGCAGGGAGTTGAAGCCCTTCGCGGGCCGTACTCAGGTGCGTGTGTCGGACGTTGCCCTGTGGCTGCTCGACCTGCGCACGCACAATTTGTCGGTCACCGCCGAGGACCGTACGCCCTCAGTGCGAGACCGGAGAATCGCCGCGACGCTGAAGTCCACCGTCAGCTGGCAGCTCCGGCTCTGA
- a CDS encoding helix-turn-helix domain-containing protein translates to MDEPAEIGRRVHQLRNQRGLTQRQLAEPSYTPAYVSTLESGKVRPSETALRFLAERLGTSFEELATGRPAHLATELRLALTDAQQQLATGAADEAAVRYRRLLTDAEHLDLAPEQAEALLGLGECALETGELANAGRHFEAAERLLAGEPLPRRARAIRGRAIAHLLAGELRYACYLLESTIDELGASGLADPEALVLLYAAVIGPYIDMGAHARAAHAAELALALAPQVNDPVLVAGMHRQVARTFLAEGRTADADASLAKAQAIYRQLRLRTDLAHCHWMRGYVQAQNGELALAEQELRTARDMLTAKRAILYTAQVEVELADVLRRLGRHDEAAGLLSALLELGDRHGAVHAGGAHRLLGLIAEERGEGEAAEEHYVLALALLERSGASGDLADLCRLLGDLLRRSGRTEAALDAYRTGLGHRAAPGTTTLGPAPAAPSFPQR, encoded by the coding sequence ATGGACGAACCGGCCGAGATCGGCCGCCGGGTGCATCAACTGCGCAACCAACGCGGTCTGACACAACGGCAGTTGGCAGAACCCTCGTACACGCCCGCGTACGTCTCGACACTGGAGTCCGGCAAGGTCCGGCCTTCCGAGACCGCGCTTCGTTTCCTCGCGGAGCGGCTCGGCACCTCGTTCGAGGAACTGGCCACCGGACGCCCCGCGCATCTGGCCACCGAGCTGCGGCTCGCCCTCACCGATGCCCAGCAGCAGCTCGCCACCGGCGCCGCCGACGAGGCCGCCGTCCGCTACCGCCGGCTCCTCACCGACGCGGAACACCTCGACCTCGCTCCCGAGCAGGCCGAGGCGCTGCTCGGACTCGGTGAATGCGCACTGGAGACAGGTGAACTCGCCAACGCGGGACGGCACTTCGAGGCGGCGGAGCGGCTCCTGGCCGGTGAACCGCTGCCACGCCGTGCCCGCGCGATCCGGGGCCGCGCCATCGCGCACCTCCTCGCCGGGGAGCTGCGCTACGCCTGCTATCTCCTTGAGTCCACCATCGACGAGCTCGGCGCGAGCGGCCTGGCCGACCCCGAGGCGCTGGTCCTGCTGTACGCCGCCGTCATCGGCCCGTACATCGACATGGGCGCCCACGCCCGCGCCGCGCACGCCGCCGAGCTCGCCCTGGCCCTGGCGCCGCAGGTCAACGATCCGGTGCTGGTGGCGGGCATGCACCGGCAGGTGGCCCGTACGTTCCTCGCCGAAGGACGCACGGCCGACGCCGACGCCTCGCTCGCCAAGGCCCAGGCGATCTACCGGCAGCTGAGGCTACGTACCGATCTCGCGCACTGCCACTGGATGCGCGGCTACGTCCAGGCACAGAACGGCGAACTCGCCCTCGCCGAACAGGAGTTGCGCACCGCCCGGGACATGCTGACCGCCAAGCGCGCCATTCTCTACACCGCCCAGGTGGAGGTGGAGCTGGCCGATGTACTGCGGCGGCTCGGGCGGCACGACGAGGCTGCCGGCCTGCTCTCGGCGCTACTGGAACTCGGCGACCGGCACGGCGCGGTGCACGCAGGCGGCGCGCACCGGCTGCTCGGGCTGATCGCCGAGGAGCGGGGCGAGGGCGAGGCCGCCGAGGAGCACTACGTCTTGGCGCTGGCGCTGCTGGAGCGCAGCGGAGCCAGCGGCGACCTCGCCGACCTGTGCCGTCTGCTGGGCGACCTGCTGCGCCGCAGCGGCCGCACCGAGGCCGCTCTGGACGCGTACCGCACGGGACTGGGCCACCGGGCAGCCCCGGGCACGACGACCCTGGGACCAGCCCCGGCGGCTCCGTCGTTCCCGCAGCGCTGA
- a CDS encoding helix-turn-helix domain-containing protein — protein MAVRTAWRDVPRPRARKFASLAMAEVPALAQAILEEIRREYPGLPLAVDDSGEPMALIGIRGALEDFVGHLVVEENRPHGRQLEVFQEFGRGEVLQGRSLDSLQAIYRLGVRLAWRRFSEIGQQVEIPPPAMYELVESGFEYLEGLVAQSVRGYAEAAARQAGERLRLQRRLISLMLSEHRTDPTDALAEHAERIGWPLPEQVAVGVLMRPAPESVAPAVGQDVLLDMEYEQPRMVVPEPDAAGRPELLERAMTGWSGAMGPPVLLAEAAKSLHWAFAAVRLMERGLLPAGQVLRCTEHTEALVLLPPEELIEDLARRCLAPLDQCTPAHSRRLVETLLAWLETRGGAPEVAARLGVHPQTVRYRLRQIRELLGDEVDDPDRRFKLELVLRARRLRDAGPARDAEAVP, from the coding sequence ATGGCCGTGCGCACGGCCTGGCGGGACGTACCCCGCCCGCGGGCACGCAAGTTCGCATCCCTGGCCATGGCCGAGGTGCCCGCACTCGCCCAGGCCATCCTGGAGGAGATCCGCAGGGAGTACCCCGGCCTGCCGCTCGCCGTCGACGACTCGGGCGAGCCCATGGCCCTGATCGGCATCCGCGGGGCGCTGGAGGACTTCGTGGGCCACCTCGTGGTGGAGGAGAACCGGCCGCACGGGCGTCAGCTGGAGGTCTTCCAGGAGTTCGGCCGCGGCGAAGTGCTGCAGGGCCGCAGCCTGGACTCGCTCCAGGCCATCTACCGGCTCGGCGTTCGGCTCGCGTGGCGTCGCTTCTCCGAGATCGGGCAGCAGGTCGAGATCCCGCCGCCGGCCATGTACGAGCTGGTGGAGTCGGGCTTCGAGTATCTCGAAGGGCTCGTCGCACAGTCCGTACGCGGCTACGCCGAAGCCGCCGCCCGCCAGGCCGGCGAACGGCTGCGACTGCAGCGGCGGTTGATCAGCCTGATGCTCAGCGAGCACCGCACGGATCCCACCGATGCCCTTGCCGAGCATGCCGAGCGTATCGGCTGGCCGCTGCCCGAACAGGTCGCCGTCGGAGTACTGATGCGACCGGCCCCGGAGTCCGTCGCCCCGGCAGTGGGTCAGGACGTGCTGCTGGACATGGAGTACGAGCAGCCGCGCATGGTCGTCCCCGAGCCGGACGCGGCCGGCCGGCCGGAACTCCTGGAGCGTGCGATGACGGGCTGGTCCGGCGCGATGGGACCCCCGGTTTTGCTCGCCGAGGCCGCCAAGTCGCTGCACTGGGCCTTCGCCGCCGTACGCCTGATGGAGCGCGGGCTGCTCCCGGCCGGCCAGGTCCTGCGCTGCACGGAGCACACCGAGGCGCTGGTCCTGCTGCCGCCCGAGGAGCTGATCGAGGACCTCGCCCGTCGCTGCCTGGCGCCGCTCGACCAGTGCACCCCCGCGCACAGCCGACGACTCGTCGAGACGCTGCTCGCCTGGCTGGAGACCCGTGGCGGCGCCCCCGAGGTCGCGGCACGACTCGGCGTCCATCCCCAGACCGTGCGCTACCGATTACGCCAGATCCGCGAACTGCTGGGCGACGAGGTGGACGATCCGGACCGGCGCTTCAAGCTGGAACTGGTGTTACGGGCCCGGCGCCTGCGCGATGCGGGGCCGGCTCGGGACGCCGAGGCTGTCCCGTAG